ACATGTGGATCTTGTCGAAATAATCTTCGCCGACCCGCACCGCGAGTGGTTCAAGGCCGAACTGGACGAAGCCACAGCGCTGATAGAGGTTGAAAGCAGCGTCATTGCCGGCGGTAACAGTGAGCTGGATGACTTTCAGTTCGCGATGATTTTGCGTTTCGGCAATGGCTGCTTGCACCAGTTCATGACCCAAACCGTGCTGACGAAAATCGGCTGATACGTACATCCCGAACAGCGTTGCCTTGTGCCGGGCTTTCTCGCGCGGTTCGAAGGCCAGGCCAACAATGCCGGCGAGCGTGCTGCCGTCGAAGGCACCGAGCACCACATCGAGCTTGCTGGTCAGGCGGCCCTCCCACCAGCTCAAGGGCATTACCGCGCGTTCGCGCACGCTGGAGGTGAACGCCTGCGGATGCCGGTCGTAGGCTTCGAGCATCAGCTCGCGGTAAGCCAGGGCATGACTGGCATCCAGCCGTTCGATCCACACCTCAGGCGGTCCGCCGCTGTTCAAGCATCAACCGCACCGCGAGGCCGCCAAGGACCAGGCCCATGAAATAGCGCTGCAACGCCAGCCAGGTCGGGTTACGCACAAACCACGAAGCGATGGCCGCCGCGAACAGCGCGATCAGCAAATTGACGCAGAAACTGACGCTGATCTGGGTCAGGCCGAGCACGATGCTTTGGGTGAACACCGAGCCGTGTTCAGGGGTGATGAATTGCGGAAATACCGAGAGGTAGAACACGGCGATTTTCGGGTTCAGCGCGCTGGTGAGAAAGCCCATGGTGATCAGCTTGCGTG
This genomic interval from Pseudomonas koreensis contains the following:
- a CDS encoding GNAT family N-acetyltransferase gives rise to the protein MWIERLDASHALAYRELMLEAYDRHPQAFTSSVRERAVMPLSWWEGRLTSKLDVVLGAFDGSTLAGIVGLAFEPREKARHKATLFGMYVSADFRQHGLGHELVQAAIAETQNHRELKVIQLTVTAGNDAAFNLYQRCGFVQFGLEPLAVRVGEDYFDKIHMWREVHPA